One Candidatus Nitrososphaera evergladensis SR1 genomic window carries:
- a CDS encoding KEOPS complex subunit Pcc1: protein MTSKACRAEIRIRVKEPSKARPIYSALAPDLKKLQGKNERLGLTVSGSSLGFSIETDDLASLRANVNSYLRLVDAAHRCLTL, encoded by the coding sequence TTGACCTCGAAAGCCTGCAGAGCTGAAATAAGGATCAGGGTCAAGGAGCCGTCAAAGGCAAGGCCGATTTATTCCGCACTGGCTCCAGACCTGAAAAAACTGCAAGGAAAAAACGAAAGGCTGGGACTGACTGTCTCCGGCTCTTCTCTTGGTTTTTCAATCGAAACGGACGACCTTGCGTCCCTGCGAGCAAACGTAAACTCGTATCTGCGTCTGGTCGACGCGGCACACCGGTGCCTAACGCTATGA
- a CDS encoding prefoldin subunit beta: MSEQELPPWLREQVSRLQQLQQNLQAIMMQKQQLEVEAVETDRALEELKKAGPEDAVYKAAGSVMVKAKKDDVVKELEEKKELSATRVKVLEKQEGRVKDNLKEVESKINEMIRGGGGGPGAAGAAGPKPKAE; the protein is encoded by the coding sequence ATGAGTGAACAGGAACTTCCACCGTGGCTTAGAGAGCAAGTATCACGCTTACAACAACTGCAGCAGAACCTGCAGGCGATAATGATGCAAAAGCAGCAGCTGGAAGTCGAGGCGGTGGAGACTGACCGCGCCCTTGAAGAGCTGAAAAAGGCAGGGCCGGAAGACGCCGTCTACAAGGCCGCCGGCTCTGTGATGGTCAAGGCAAAAAAAGACGACGTGGTAAAAGAGCTTGAGGAAAAGAAAGAGCTGTCTGCCACCCGCGTCAAGGTCCTTGAAAAGCAGGAAGGGCGCGTCAAGGACAACCTCAAGGAGGTCGAGTCCAAGATAAACGAGATGATACGCGGCGGAGGGGGTGGCCCGGGAGCCGCAGGCGCGGCAGGCCCAAAACCAAAGGCCGAATAG
- a CDS encoding DNA-directed RNA polymerase subunit D — MASPSVEVVEKSDNRIVVKFNNIPRQYVNALRRLAISEVPTLAIDDVVILENSSVMHDEAVAHRLGLIPLRTDPGRFVMPHECDCGSTLGCSKCRVLLVLDAEATDKTKVVTSGEMVSEDEMVKPVSKDIPIVVLAPSQKLKFEAYARLGVGKQHAKWQPTSAAVVKDGKDESEIVLIIETNGALTAEEILKESTERLQSKIKNFKQVIGSLKVPKSA; from the coding sequence TTGGCTTCTCCTTCGGTCGAAGTTGTTGAAAAATCAGATAACAGGATCGTTGTCAAGTTTAACAATATTCCAAGGCAGTACGTCAACGCGCTCAGGCGCCTTGCCATAAGCGAGGTCCCGACGCTTGCAATCGATGATGTCGTAATCCTTGAAAACTCGTCAGTCATGCACGACGAGGCAGTGGCCCACCGCCTCGGCCTCATACCGCTCAGGACGGACCCCGGCAGGTTCGTGATGCCCCACGAGTGCGACTGCGGAAGCACGCTTGGTTGCTCAAAGTGCAGGGTTCTCCTGGTGCTTGACGCAGAGGCCACCGACAAGACCAAGGTCGTCACTTCCGGCGAGATGGTTTCAGAAGACGAGATGGTCAAGCCGGTGAGCAAGGACATCCCAATAGTCGTGCTCGCCCCAAGCCAGAAACTAAAGTTTGAAGCGTACGCACGCCTTGGCGTAGGCAAGCAGCACGCCAAGTGGCAGCCCACGTCAGCAGCAGTAGTCAAGGACGGCAAGGACGAAAGCGAAATAGTGCTCATTATCGAAACAAACGGCGCCCTTACGGCAGAAGAGATACTGAAAGAATCCACGGAGCGCCTGCAGTCCAAGATCAAGAACTTCAAGCAGGTCATAGGCTCGCTCAAGGTACCCAAGAGCGCCTAG
- a CDS encoding sulfurtransferase — protein sequence MTLITVESKWLAANLDNPNVVILDTRGQMLYRFGHIKNALSLGMEMVVTVAPNGANLVIEGAQAEKVFGSYGIDDSKKVVVYGEQDDPAAARVAWSIMYHGHPDVALLDTGFSVWKHLGLPVTRDAAQAKPAQFTSKPKPEIRIDAEAIKAKAGDPSFVVVDARTRQEHMQARIPNSVLHDWEQGVGANGSAFLSPEELKKEFESKGITPDKEVVCYCHSGVRASHKYMQFRLAGYEKVRLYDGSIIDWAMRRNPIR from the coding sequence ATGACGCTAATAACCGTTGAAAGCAAGTGGCTTGCGGCCAACCTTGACAATCCAAACGTAGTTATACTTGACACTCGCGGCCAGATGCTCTACCGCTTTGGCCACATCAAAAACGCGCTTTCCCTCGGGATGGAGATGGTGGTGACAGTCGCGCCAAACGGCGCCAACCTCGTAATAGAGGGCGCGCAGGCAGAAAAGGTCTTTGGCAGTTATGGCATTGACGATTCAAAAAAAGTAGTGGTATACGGCGAGCAGGACGACCCGGCCGCTGCAAGGGTAGCCTGGAGCATAATGTACCATGGACATCCTGACGTTGCGCTTTTGGACACCGGCTTTTCAGTCTGGAAGCACCTTGGCCTGCCAGTCACCAGAGACGCGGCGCAAGCAAAGCCGGCGCAGTTCACGTCAAAGCCAAAGCCTGAGATAAGGATCGACGCCGAGGCCATCAAGGCAAAGGCCGGCGACCCATCGTTTGTAGTGGTGGACGCAAGGACTCGGCAGGAGCACATGCAGGCAAGAATACCCAATTCCGTCCTGCACGACTGGGAGCAGGGCGTGGGCGCAAACGGCTCGGCGTTTCTTTCGCCGGAAGAACTGAAAAAAGAGTTTGAAAGCAAGGGAATAACGCCGGACAAGGAGGTGGTGTGCTACTGCCACTCGGGCGTGCGGGCGTCGCACAAGTACATGCAGTTCCGCCTTGCCGGCTATGAAAAGGTCCGGCTGTACGACGGCTCGATAATCGACTGGGCCATGCGCAGAAACCCTATCCGGTAG
- the rrp41 gene encoding exosome complex exonuclease Rrp41, with translation MTQTRNLIDENGKRTDGRTIDELRNVKIVVGTVKNADGSAYIEFGKNKIVAAVYGPREVHPKHLAQPDRCVLRCRYHMSPFSTDTRKNPAPSRREVEISKVMREALEPALMLEDYPRAAIDVFVEVLQSDGGSRCAGITAASVALADAGINMRDIVAACAAGKVDEKIVLDINDTEDKEGGADMPVAYMPRLGQVTLMQLDGKLTKEQFSECLDKAITGCNMVYEIQRQALMQKYFGNETEVKEEQ, from the coding sequence ATGACACAGACAAGAAATTTGATAGATGAAAACGGCAAGAGGACAGACGGGCGCACGATTGACGAGCTGCGCAACGTCAAAATAGTCGTCGGCACCGTGAAAAACGCCGACGGCTCGGCTTACATTGAATTTGGCAAGAACAAGATTGTGGCGGCAGTGTACGGGCCGCGAGAGGTGCACCCAAAGCACCTCGCGCAGCCCGACAGGTGCGTGCTGCGTTGCAGGTACCACATGTCGCCGTTCTCGACAGACACGCGCAAAAACCCTGCGCCTTCAAGGAGGGAAGTCGAGATTTCAAAGGTGATGCGCGAGGCGCTAGAGCCGGCGTTGATGCTTGAAGACTATCCGCGCGCTGCCATTGACGTGTTTGTTGAAGTGCTCCAGTCAGACGGCGGCTCCCGGTGCGCCGGCATCACAGCCGCGTCTGTTGCACTTGCAGACGCCGGCATCAACATGCGCGACATCGTCGCGGCGTGCGCGGCAGGCAAGGTCGACGAGAAAATAGTTCTTGACATCAACGACACCGAAGACAAGGAAGGCGGAGCAGACATGCCAGTAGCGTACATGCCGAGGCTCGGCCAGGTGACTCTGATGCAGCTGGACGGCAAGCTGACAAAGGAACAATTCAGCGAATGCCTCGACAAGGCAATAACTGGCTGCAACATGGTCTACGAGATCCAGCGCCAGGCGCTGATGCAGAAATACTTTGGCAACGAAACGGAGGTCAAGGAAGAACAATGA
- a CDS encoding 50S ribosomal protein L13: protein MADNKAKKPQTIVVDATNCIAGRMCSHVSKLLLQGNKVAIVNAEKAMLSGNRYKVIEQYKEHLEINSVTNPIHGPFHPRRPDTVLTKMVRGMVPKQKTSGIEAHQRLRVYIGVPEEMKAAKMQSFEDSKITRPEAHYISMGDVAKQIGWKGLP, encoded by the coding sequence TTGGCTGACAATAAAGCAAAGAAGCCGCAAACCATAGTCGTTGACGCGACAAACTGCATCGCAGGCAGGATGTGCTCGCATGTTTCGAAACTGCTGTTGCAGGGCAACAAGGTCGCAATCGTAAACGCCGAAAAGGCGATGCTTTCAGGCAACCGCTACAAAGTCATCGAGCAATACAAGGAGCACCTTGAAATCAACTCTGTCACAAACCCGATTCACGGCCCGTTCCACCCAAGGAGGCCGGACACCGTCCTGACAAAGATGGTGAGGGGAATGGTCCCAAAGCAAAAGACGTCGGGCATTGAAGCGCACCAGCGTCTCAGGGTATATATCGGGGTCCCTGAAGAAATGAAGGCTGCCAAGATGCAGTCGTTTGAGGATTCCAAGATTACAAGGCCAGAGGCGCACTATATCTCGATGGGCGACGTTGCCAAGCAGATAGGATGGAAGGGATTACCATAA
- the rpsI gene encoding 30S ribosomal protein S9 yields the protein MTSKIDLYPGQRKTSKAVATIAKGSGKVRINNIPAELVQPEVAKELLLTPLTLVGEQRNKVDINVQVAGGGFMGQAFASAVAISRALTGDVKGDKDPKEHPFPKSIREEIRKKLTEYDRHFLAGDHRQSESKKFGGPGARRRKQKSYR from the coding sequence ATGACAAGCAAAATAGACCTTTACCCGGGCCAGAGAAAGACAAGCAAGGCCGTGGCGACAATCGCCAAGGGCTCTGGCAAAGTCAGGATAAACAACATCCCGGCAGAACTCGTGCAGCCAGAGGTTGCAAAAGAGCTCTTGCTCACGCCGCTTACGCTCGTTGGCGAGCAGCGCAACAAGGTGGACATTAACGTGCAGGTTGCAGGCGGAGGCTTTATGGGCCAGGCGTTTGCAAGCGCAGTCGCGATTTCCCGTGCGCTTACCGGCGACGTCAAGGGCGACAAGGACCCCAAGGAGCACCCGTTCCCAAAGAGCATCAGGGAAGAGATCCGCAAGAAACTGACAGAGTACGACAGGCACTTCCTCGCAGGCGACCACAGGCAGTCTGAATCGAAAAAGTTCGGCGGTCCGGGCGCAAGGCGCAGAAAGCAGAAATCGTACCGTTAA
- the ada gene encoding bifunctional DNA-binding transcriptional regulator/O6-methylguanine-DNA methyltransferase Ada encodes MSMTPKNAQLAAATEGDPRWASVVARDTEADGTFYYSVKTTGVYCRPSCAARRARPENVRFHMTREEAEKAGLRPCKRCKPNQPSLTEQHAAKVTQACRLIEESENAPSLKELAKHAGMSTYHFHRVFKKVAGLTPREYALAHRAKRIRSELGQSETVTEAIYDAGYSSNRRFYETSNEVLGMTPSNYRAGGASTEIHFAVGECSLGSILVAQSEHGVCAILLGDDPDELVRDLQDRFPRANLIGGDAKFEQLVSKVVGFVEAPALGLDLPLDIRGTAFQQRVWQALREIPAGSTASYTDIANRIGSPKSVRAVAQACAANALAVAIPCHRVVRNDGALSGYRWGVERKRVLLKKEARAQTHGS; translated from the coding sequence ATGAGCATGACACCGAAAAATGCGCAACTTGCGGCTGCAACGGAAGGTGATCCCCGTTGGGCGTCTGTCGTCGCCCGTGATACCGAGGCAGACGGCACATTCTATTACTCGGTCAAGACCACCGGCGTGTACTGCCGTCCTTCGTGCGCTGCTCGCCGGGCGCGGCCGGAGAATGTCCGCTTCCATATGACGCGTGAGGAAGCCGAGAAAGCCGGCCTCCGTCCATGCAAGCGTTGCAAGCCCAACCAGCCCTCGCTGACCGAGCAGCATGCGGCCAAAGTCACACAAGCCTGCCGACTCATCGAAGAATCAGAGAACGCGCCAAGCCTCAAAGAACTGGCAAAGCACGCGGGAATGAGCACGTATCACTTTCACCGCGTGTTCAAGAAGGTTGCTGGACTCACCCCAAGAGAGTACGCGCTGGCACACCGCGCAAAACGCATTCGGAGTGAACTCGGCCAGAGTGAAACGGTAACAGAGGCTATTTACGACGCAGGATACAGCTCGAACAGACGATTTTACGAGACATCAAACGAGGTATTGGGAATGACACCTTCGAACTACCGCGCCGGCGGCGCAAGTACAGAAATACATTTTGCCGTTGGAGAGTGTTCCCTTGGGTCTATCCTCGTCGCTCAAAGCGAGCATGGTGTTTGCGCCATTCTTCTGGGCGACGACCCCGACGAATTGGTGCGCGATCTGCAGGACAGGTTCCCGCGAGCCAACCTGATCGGCGGCGATGCCAAGTTCGAGCAACTCGTCTCAAAAGTGGTCGGCTTTGTCGAAGCGCCTGCGCTCGGGCTTGACCTGCCGCTTGATATCCGCGGAACTGCATTTCAGCAGCGCGTGTGGCAGGCGCTACGTGAAATCCCGGCCGGCTCTACGGCAAGTTACACGGACATTGCAAACCGCATCGGCTCCCCAAAATCGGTCAGGGCCGTGGCCCAGGCGTGCGCAGCCAACGCCCTTGCGGTGGCAATTCCGTGCCACCGCGTGGTGAGAAACGACGGCGCGCTGTCAGGTTATCGCTGGGGCGTAGAACGCAAGCGGGTGCTGTTGAAAAAAGAGGCGCGCGCCCAAACGCACGGATCATAA
- a CDS encoding adenylate/guanylate cyclase domain-containing protein yields MAPEAKDDKKEAKKDKSEDNDNNNNSSASKNLVGMMMGGDSSSDKEKMAVVVDSETLVAQTQDRLWRALKRRYQYDSSLKPGQEYLLSHVSSKIPLVIMYADLVGSTNMSMTLPVDKLVTIIRAFTQEMSSVVESHKGYVLKYVGDAVIAFFPASYNRLSACDRAVQCARSMITVVKNGINPILNQYDYPELGVKIGMDVGENVIVQYGHDKSSPIDILGYCMNVAAKITSLTGSNRISIGQDVYDLLHPSEKTKFKEMKLGTEEWKYRDRVTDKVYRVYSLMENR; encoded by the coding sequence GTGGCCCCGGAAGCAAAGGACGACAAAAAGGAAGCCAAGAAGGACAAGTCCGAGGACAATGACAATAATAATAACAGCAGCGCCAGCAAGAACCTCGTCGGGATGATGATGGGGGGAGATAGCAGTTCTGACAAGGAAAAGATGGCAGTCGTAGTCGACTCGGAAACGCTCGTTGCGCAGACGCAGGACAGGCTGTGGCGCGCCCTGAAGCGCCGCTACCAGTACGACTCGTCGCTCAAGCCCGGGCAGGAATATTTGCTATCGCACGTCAGCAGCAAGATCCCCCTTGTCATAATGTACGCCGACCTTGTGGGCTCGACAAACATGAGCATGACGCTCCCTGTAGACAAGCTTGTGACAATCATCCGCGCGTTCACGCAGGAAATGTCCTCTGTCGTGGAAAGCCACAAAGGCTATGTGCTAAAGTACGTGGGCGACGCAGTCATTGCGTTCTTTCCAGCAAGCTACAACCGCCTGAGCGCCTGCGACAGGGCAGTCCAGTGCGCCCGGTCGATGATAACCGTGGTAAAAAACGGCATCAACCCCATCCTCAACCAGTACGACTACCCGGAACTTGGCGTAAAGATAGGAATGGACGTGGGCGAAAACGTCATCGTACAGTATGGCCACGACAAGAGCTCGCCCATTGACATCCTAGGCTATTGCATGAACGTGGCCGCCAAGATAACATCGCTGACGGGTTCAAACAGGATATCGATAGGGCAGGACGTCTACGACCTGCTCCACCCGTCAGAGAAAACCAAGTTCAAGGAGATGAAGCTTGGTACGGAAGAATGGAAGTACCGTGACCGCGTGACGGACAAGGTGTACCGTGTTTATTCTCTGATGGAAAACAGGTAA
- a CDS encoding ERCC4 domain-containing protein — protein MPARIVVDERERPSGIPDILRKSGVVVDFAQLVVGDYIVSPDTAVERKTVHDLVHSIYDGRLYVQCAQLVKHYQKPIVIIQGDLTRLAEIPDNIEDEEKKKKMAERLPLAFDALATVAMEFRIPVLHAPDAEHAAVLLGTLAAKGLQNGITSGPLLKKIRKENPVYLQQLYVLSSVPGVGDKLAARMLEKFKTPQRALNASAAELATIPGFGLARAQRLRKILDSAAKTDSVIQKTLFESNEL, from the coding sequence GTGCCGGCACGCATCGTAGTCGATGAAAGGGAGCGCCCTAGCGGCATCCCTGACATCCTGCGCAAGTCAGGAGTGGTTGTCGACTTTGCGCAGCTTGTAGTCGGCGACTATATCGTTTCTCCAGACACTGCCGTTGAGCGCAAGACCGTGCATGACCTTGTCCATTCTATATACGACGGCCGGTTGTACGTCCAGTGCGCGCAGCTTGTCAAGCACTACCAAAAACCCATCGTGATAATCCAGGGCGACCTGACAAGGCTTGCAGAAATCCCTGACAACATTGAAGATGAGGAGAAAAAGAAAAAGATGGCCGAGCGCCTGCCGCTTGCCTTTGACGCGCTTGCCACCGTGGCGATGGAGTTTCGAATACCCGTGCTGCATGCGCCAGACGCCGAGCACGCCGCCGTCCTTTTGGGCACGCTTGCCGCAAAGGGACTGCAAAACGGGATAACGTCAGGCCCGCTCTTGAAAAAGATCCGCAAGGAAAACCCTGTTTATTTGCAGCAGCTGTACGTGCTGTCGTCGGTTCCGGGAGTAGGGGACAAGCTTGCCGCAAGGATGCTTGAAAAGTTCAAGACGCCCCAGCGCGCGCTCAACGCGTCGGCGGCGGAGCTTGCGACCATTCCGGGCTTTGGGCTTGCCCGCGCCCAGCGCCTGCGCAAGATACTCGACTCTGCGGCAAAGACAGACAGCGTGATACAAAAGACGCTCTTTGAATCTAATGAATTATAA
- the rrp42 gene encoding exosome complex protein Rrp42, translated as MSTSKRSSIIVEHLRKQQMLDMMAKGKRIDGRAFDEQRPLEIETDVIKKANGSARVKLGNSEVIAGVKVETGEPFEGLENKGALIVSAEVLPTASPHVEPGPPDEEVIELARVVDRGVRESEMVDLEKLVLVEGKVVYTIFVDCSVLNADGNLFDATSYATVAAILTAKIPVLEMQEGKVVDTGKTIPMPVTTVPISITQVRIGDAILVDPTAEEEGAMDARITITTSDEGYCALQKGYTGSFTIEQIKKAGETARIKGEEVRAKIKEITNYGT; from the coding sequence ATGAGCACATCAAAACGTTCCTCGATAATAGTGGAGCACCTGCGCAAGCAGCAGATGCTTGACATGATGGCAAAGGGCAAGAGGATTGACGGCCGCGCGTTTGACGAGCAGAGGCCGCTAGAGATAGAGACGGACGTGATAAAGAAGGCAAACGGGTCAGCCCGCGTAAAGCTGGGCAACTCTGAGGTGATAGCAGGCGTCAAGGTGGAGACTGGCGAGCCGTTTGAGGGACTTGAGAACAAGGGCGCCCTCATCGTGTCAGCCGAGGTCCTGCCGACCGCGTCGCCGCACGTGGAGCCGGGCCCTCCAGACGAGGAGGTGATAGAGCTTGCACGCGTGGTTGACAGGGGGGTGCGGGAATCCGAGATGGTCGACCTTGAAAAGCTGGTGCTTGTAGAGGGCAAGGTCGTCTACACGATATTCGTGGACTGCAGCGTGCTAAACGCCGACGGCAACCTCTTTGACGCAACGTCGTACGCGACTGTTGCAGCAATCCTGACGGCCAAGATACCCGTCCTTGAAATGCAGGAGGGCAAGGTGGTAGACACGGGCAAGACTATTCCGATGCCCGTTACAACGGTCCCCATCTCCATCACGCAGGTCAGAATAGGCGATGCCATACTGGTCGACCCGACTGCAGAAGAAGAGGGCGCGATGGACGCGAGGATAACCATAACGACGTCGGACGAGGGCTATTGCGCGCTGCAAAAAGGCTACACGGGCTCGTTTACGATAGAGCAGATAAAGAAGGCGGGCGAGACAGCAAGAATTAAAGGAGAGGAAGTCCGCGCCAAGATAAAGGAGATAACGAATTATGGCACGTAA
- a CDS encoding 50S ribosomal protein L18e yields the protein MFANTLVDNTVWTLRKAAKKNKAPIWKDLESRVSGPRSNRSEVNLGKLAQVTKASEVIVVPGKVLGTGNLGHKLTVCAFSISESAAKKIGDMGGKVVSLDDLIKKYPDGKGVRIIG from the coding sequence ATGTTCGCTAACACTCTAGTCGACAATACTGTTTGGACCCTCCGCAAGGCGGCCAAGAAAAACAAGGCGCCTATCTGGAAGGATCTTGAAAGCCGCGTTTCCGGCCCAAGGTCCAACAGGAGCGAGGTCAACCTGGGCAAGCTTGCGCAGGTCACAAAGGCAAGCGAGGTTATAGTGGTCCCTGGCAAGGTGCTTGGCACCGGCAATCTGGGCCACAAATTGACAGTCTGCGCGTTTTCAATCTCCGAGTCTGCCGCCAAAAAGATCGGCGACATGGGAGGCAAGGTGGTAAGCCTTGACGACCTGATAAAGAAATACCCGGACGGAAAAGGTGTGAGGATAATTGGCTGA
- a CDS encoding ribosome assembly factor SBDS, whose amino-acid sequence MTENKFTIVRLAVEGDKFELLVKPDPALEYKLGKRADISSVLVSDEVYSDANKGSRASSEKLMKHFKTTDSAEVARQILARGELNLTTDQRRKMVEEKRKQIVAYINRSFVDPKSHLPHPITRIEAAMEQARVSIDPHKKAEDQAKDVVDALRAILPLKSETLKLIVRVPPQYAGQSYSVIKPAGDLKSEEWQADGSLRVVIEMNAGMRGNFIDRLGSVTKGTAEVKEA is encoded by the coding sequence ATGACGGAGAACAAGTTCACCATAGTTCGCCTCGCAGTCGAAGGCGACAAGTTCGAGCTGCTGGTCAAGCCCGACCCTGCCCTCGAGTACAAGCTGGGCAAGAGGGCGGACATTTCAAGCGTGCTTGTTTCCGACGAAGTCTACTCTGACGCAAACAAGGGCTCCCGCGCTTCAAGCGAGAAGCTCATGAAGCACTTCAAGACCACCGATTCTGCAGAGGTGGCCCGGCAGATACTTGCCCGCGGGGAATTGAACCTCACCACCGACCAGCGCCGCAAGATGGTCGAGGAAAAGCGCAAGCAGATTGTGGCATACATCAACCGGAGTTTCGTAGATCCAAAATCGCACCTGCCGCACCCGATAACCAGGATAGAGGCCGCCATGGAGCAGGCAAGGGTGAGCATCGACCCGCACAAAAAGGCAGAGGACCAGGCCAAGGACGTGGTAGATGCCCTTCGTGCGATATTGCCATTAAAATCAGAGACTCTGAAGCTGATAGTGAGGGTGCCTCCGCAGTACGCGGGCCAGTCCTACAGCGTGATAAAGCCGGCCGGCGACCTAAAGAGCGAGGAGTGGCAGGCAGACGGCTCTCTGAGAGTGGTGATAGAGATGAACGCCGGCATGCGCGGGAACTTTATCGACCGGCTCGGCTCCGTGACCAAGGGAACGGCAGAAGTGAAAGAGGCATAA
- a CDS encoding 50S ribosomal protein L37, with protein sequence MARKKSSTALKGQGVKFGATVRKRYGKVYRTLHKKRRCPSCGSLRFGRIASGIWECPKCSFKIASGAYDIDLESLQS encoded by the coding sequence ATGGCACGTAAAAAGAGCTCGACAGCCCTGAAGGGCCAAGGCGTCAAGTTCGGCGCCACGGTCCGCAAGCGCTATGGCAAGGTCTACCGCACGCTCCACAAAAAGCGCCGCTGCCCGTCCTGCGGGTCGCTGAGGTTTGGCAGAATCGCCTCTGGCATCTGGGAATGCCCCAAGTGCAGCTTCAAGATAGCGTCGGGCGCGTACGACATTGACCTCGAAAGCCTGCAGAGCTGA
- a CDS encoding MFS transporter, whose protein sequence is MVEEGEKEKAGRKNVYALGFVSFFTDVSSEMVFALLPLFLTGPLGASRTLLGLIEGVGEMLGYTVRMGSGVLSDRAQRRKPLVTLGYSLSAASKPFFGAAAGWADAFAVRSLDRIGKGVRTAPRDALISESAPEAKVGRAFGIHRSMDQAGAIVGPALAFALFPYIGFQGVFYASILPGALAIAVLVLFVKERLAPLPSSSKAQSVSANVRAVLSQKRFVALLAIMAVFGVGAFNFSFVLVRASDLGVPESAVALVYLAINAAHTAVGYPAGALADRAGKEKMLVLAYGMFAASAFLMLASANVTQAYMLAIVYGAYVGIAETVQRAVVPRYVVSSEHRGTAYGLYNLVAGFSFLAANVVFGFLLDSSGIAAAATYSIITSALAAAAMMAFIIIKK, encoded by the coding sequence TTGGTTGAAGAAGGAGAAAAAGAAAAGGCAGGCCGCAAAAACGTCTATGCCCTTGGCTTTGTCAGCTTTTTCACCGACGTCTCGTCGGAGATGGTCTTTGCGCTGCTCCCGCTGTTCCTCACGGGGCCGCTTGGGGCGTCGCGCACCCTTTTGGGCCTCATAGAGGGCGTGGGCGAGATGCTCGGCTACACCGTCAGGATGGGCTCAGGCGTGCTCTCTGACAGGGCGCAAAGGCGCAAGCCCCTCGTGACACTGGGCTACTCGCTTTCGGCTGCAAGCAAGCCCTTCTTTGGCGCGGCCGCAGGCTGGGCAGACGCTTTTGCAGTGCGCTCGCTTGACAGGATAGGCAAGGGCGTCCGCACCGCGCCCCGGGACGCGCTGATAAGCGAATCGGCGCCGGAGGCCAAGGTCGGCAGGGCGTTTGGGATCCACCGCTCGATGGACCAGGCCGGCGCAATAGTCGGGCCTGCGCTGGCGTTTGCGCTGTTTCCGTACATCGGGTTTCAGGGCGTGTTTTACGCGTCAATTCTGCCCGGCGCGCTTGCCATAGCGGTGCTTGTGCTGTTTGTCAAGGAGCGCCTTGCACCCTTGCCATCTTCTTCAAAAGCCCAGTCAGTGTCTGCAAACGTCAGGGCGGTCCTTTCGCAAAAGAGGTTTGTCGCCCTGCTTGCCATAATGGCCGTCTTTGGCGTCGGCGCATTCAACTTTTCGTTCGTGCTTGTCCGCGCGTCGGACCTTGGCGTTCCAGAAAGCGCAGTGGCGCTTGTCTACCTTGCGATAAACGCGGCCCACACCGCAGTCGGGTATCCCGCCGGCGCGCTTGCAGACAGGGCGGGCAAGGAAAAGATGCTCGTACTTGCGTACGGCATGTTTGCGGCAAGCGCGTTTTTGATGCTTGCAAGTGCAAACGTAACGCAGGCGTACATGCTGGCTATAGTGTACGGGGCCTACGTCGGGATTGCAGAAACCGTCCAGCGCGCAGTGGTCCCCCGGTACGTGGTATCAAGCGAGCACCGCGGAACTGCCTACGGGCTCTACAACCTGGTGGCAGGCTTTTCCTTCCTTGCCGCAAACGTCGTCTTTGGGTTCCTGCTCGACTCGTCGGGGATTGCAGCAGCTGCGACCTACAGCATCATCACGTCTGCACTTGCCGCGGCCGCCATGATGGCGTTTATTATCATCAAAAAGTAA
- a CDS encoding NOB1 family endonuclease yields MGSREELALDASAFYAGIAFLSGAKCVTTSAVFDEIKHVKAAALDALVHAGNLQVLDPDRKSIDAVAAAAKKTGDLAKLSAADVSILALALERKATLASDDYAVANVAATLEIKTVASSGKGIRETRRYIAYCSACGKAFSPEKLECPLCGNKLKRRYKKISTG; encoded by the coding sequence TTGGGTTCTAGAGAAGAGCTGGCACTGGACGCCAGCGCGTTCTACGCAGGGATTGCGTTTTTGTCAGGAGCAAAATGCGTCACTACAAGCGCCGTTTTTGACGAAATAAAGCACGTCAAGGCTGCGGCCCTCGACGCGCTCGTACACGCAGGGAACCTACAGGTGCTTGACCCGGACAGAAAAAGCATTGACGCAGTTGCCGCAGCCGCAAAAAAGACAGGCGACTTGGCGAAACTTTCTGCCGCCGACGTTTCGATACTTGCTCTTGCACTAGAACGCAAGGCCACTTTGGCGTCAGACGACTATGCGGTTGCAAATGTTGCCGCGACGCTTGAAATCAAAACGGTCGCATCGTCTGGCAAGGGCATCAGAGAGACACGGAGGTATATTGCGTACTGCAGCGCATGCGGCAAGGCGTTTTCACCAGAAAAGCTAGAGTGCCCGCTGTGCGGCAACAAGCTAAAAAGAAGGTACAAAAAAATTTCTACCGGATAG